In Halorientalis sp. LT38, a genomic segment contains:
- a CDS encoding SDR family NAD(P)-dependent oxidoreductase produces MILGERDPEVKAGVQDVDMTGQTVLVTGSTNGLGRHAALAMGRLGADVIVHGRDEAAGMSAVDELENLGSYARFVSADYASVEAVRDMVAEVQETVDEIDVLCNNAGGLFDDDARTELGVGKTFHINHLSPFLVTTGLLDTLSPNARVITTASIGHRVSSMNLDTLIEPTPFSEWAAYCRSKLANVHFSNELARRLDRAGSDVTSNSLHPGIIPGSEFSRALPGPIQQFGELLGEIPMTDSPEDGAATITYLAASPEVDGVTGEYFARCRQRRPAPEARDEAAQRELWTRSADLLDIEEPLADYA; encoded by the coding sequence ATGATCCTCGGGGAACGGGATCCGGAAGTGAAAGCGGGGGTACAGGACGTCGACATGACGGGGCAGACGGTCCTGGTCACGGGGTCGACGAACGGCCTCGGCCGACATGCGGCCCTGGCGATGGGACGGCTCGGCGCCGACGTGATCGTCCACGGTCGCGACGAAGCGGCCGGCATGAGTGCGGTCGACGAACTTGAGAATCTGGGGTCGTACGCGAGGTTCGTGTCGGCCGACTACGCGTCGGTCGAGGCGGTACGCGACATGGTCGCGGAGGTGCAAGAGACCGTCGACGAGATCGACGTCCTCTGTAACAACGCCGGAGGCCTGTTCGACGACGACGCGCGGACGGAACTCGGCGTGGGGAAGACCTTCCACATCAACCACCTCTCGCCGTTTCTCGTGACGACGGGACTGCTCGACACGCTGTCGCCGAACGCGCGTGTGATCACGACCGCCTCCATCGGCCACCGCGTCTCCTCGATGAACCTCGACACGCTGATCGAGCCGACCCCGTTCTCGGAGTGGGCGGCCTACTGCCGGTCCAAACTGGCCAACGTCCACTTCTCGAACGAACTGGCCCGTCGGCTCGACCGCGCCGGCAGCGACGTGACCTCGAACTCGCTGCACCCGGGCATCATCCCCGGCAGCGAGTTCTCGCGGGCGCTGCCCGGCCCGATCCAGCAGTTCGGGGAACTGCTCGGCGAGATCCCCATGACCGACTCGCCGGAGGACGGGGCCGCGACGATCACCTACCTGGCCGCCTCGCCGGAAGTCGACGGCGTCACGGGCGAGTACTTCGCGCGCTGCCGACAGCGCCGCCCGGCCCCCGAGGCGCGCGACGAGGCGGCCCAGCGGGAACTCTGGACCCGCAGCGCCGACCTGCTCGATATCGAGGAACCCCTCGCCGACTACGCCTGA
- a CDS encoding DUF6114 domain-containing protein has product MAPDNRPLIGPIVVALAGLVIAAVPLQFAGVFGAIGAGDAPMVGLAIGVGLVLTGVAARVRPTFTSELGAVAIVLSLSSVFGALGGLGVGLLLGVLGGSLCVAWKPATS; this is encoded by the coding sequence ATGGCCCCGGACAACCGCCCCCTGATCGGTCCGATCGTCGTCGCCCTCGCAGGTCTCGTGATCGCAGCCGTGCCCCTCCAGTTCGCCGGCGTCTTCGGCGCCATCGGCGCCGGCGATGCGCCGATGGTCGGACTCGCTATCGGCGTCGGCCTCGTCCTCACCGGCGTGGCCGCCCGCGTCCGGCCGACCTTTACGAGCGAGCTGGGAGCGGTAGCCATCGTCCTCTCGCTCAGTTCGGTGTTCGGTGCGCTCGGGGGGCTCGGCGTCGGCCTGCTGCTCGGCGTGCTCGGCGGGAGCCTCTGTGTCGCGTGGAAGCCGGCGACTTCGTGA
- a CDS encoding NAD-dependent succinate-semialdehyde dehydrogenase, which produces MDVIDPAHNERVDTYEEHTESDVRTALEQATDAFEQWRDRSIREREELLVAAGEVLRENEYEYAETMTREMGKPIEQARAEVEKCAWVCDHYAEHASTYLEADHHPSPPGSTVKTVHEPLGPVLAVMPWNFPLYQVFRFAAPYLAAGNVGLLKHASNVPGCALIVEAVFREAGFPEGVFQTLLIPSDLVEDVLADDRVRAATLTGSGPAGRAVAATAGEHLKKTVLELGGSDPFVVLDDADLDAAAETGAWARNQNGGQSCIAAKRFLVHTDVYDAFLDRFLDEVESLTVGDPMDEATDVGPQARQDLLEDLHEQVEASAQAGATVVTGGEPLDRDGAFYPPTVVTDVPEGCPVDSEETFGPVAAVYEVTDEEATIRKANDTRFGLGASIWTEDRERGERVARRIDAGCVYVNQLVKSDPRVPFGGVKDSGYGRELSGAGITEFVNRKTVWVE; this is translated from the coding sequence ATGGACGTGATCGATCCCGCGCACAACGAGCGAGTCGATACCTACGAGGAACATACCGAGAGCGACGTCCGTACGGCGCTGGAGCAGGCGACCGACGCCTTCGAGCAGTGGCGGGATCGTTCGATCCGGGAGCGCGAGGAGTTACTGGTTGCCGCCGGCGAGGTCCTGCGGGAGAACGAGTACGAGTACGCCGAGACGATGACCCGGGAGATGGGCAAACCCATCGAACAGGCCCGCGCCGAGGTCGAGAAGTGCGCCTGGGTCTGCGACCACTACGCGGAGCACGCCAGCACCTACCTCGAGGCCGACCACCACCCGAGCCCGCCGGGTTCGACGGTCAAGACCGTCCACGAGCCGCTCGGGCCGGTGCTGGCGGTGATGCCCTGGAACTTCCCGCTCTACCAGGTGTTCCGGTTCGCCGCGCCCTATCTGGCGGCGGGCAACGTCGGCCTCCTGAAACACGCCTCGAACGTCCCCGGCTGTGCGCTCATAGTGGAAGCGGTGTTCCGCGAGGCCGGCTTCCCCGAGGGCGTCTTCCAGACGCTGTTGATCCCCTCGGACCTCGTCGAGGACGTCCTCGCCGACGACCGCGTCCGCGCGGCAACCCTGACCGGGAGCGGACCGGCCGGCCGGGCCGTGGCCGCGACCGCGGGCGAGCACCTCAAGAAGACGGTCCTGGAACTGGGCGGCAGCGACCCGTTCGTGGTCCTCGACGACGCCGACCTCGACGCGGCCGCCGAGACCGGGGCGTGGGCGCGCAACCAGAACGGCGGGCAGTCCTGCATCGCCGCCAAGCGCTTCCTCGTCCACACCGACGTCTACGACGCGTTCCTCGACCGCTTCCTGGACGAAGTCGAGTCCCTCACCGTCGGCGATCCGATGGACGAGGCCACCGACGTCGGCCCACAGGCCCGCCAGGACCTCCTCGAGGACCTGCACGAACAGGTCGAAGCGAGCGCGCAAGCGGGTGCGACGGTGGTGACCGGCGGCGAACCGCTCGACCGCGACGGGGCCTTCTATCCGCCAACGGTCGTCACCGACGTACCCGAGGGGTGTCCGGTCGACAGCGAGGAGACGTTCGGCCCCGTCGCCGCCGTCTACGAAGTCACAGACGAGGAAGCAACGATCCGGAAGGCAAACGACACGCGCTTCGGCCTCGGTGCGAGTATCTGGACCGAGGACCGCGAACGCGGCGAGCGCGTCGCCCGCCGGATCGACGCGGGCTGTGTCTACGTGAATCAGCTGGTCAAGTCCGATCCGCGCGTGCCCTTCGGCGGCGTCAAGGACTCGGGCTACGGCCGCGAGCTTTCGGGCGCGGGGATCACGGAGTTCGTCAACCGCAAGACGGTGTGGGTGGAGTGA
- a CDS encoding proteasome assembly chaperone family protein, producing the protein MAHVEVHDDRTLESPVLVEGLPGVGLVGKIATDHLVETFDMSYYAACRCEGLPDVAVYHEGERAVVPPVRIYADHDRNLLALQSDVPVSPNEASEFAACLSGWLAEHDVLPLYLSGMPTEKDGRPELHGVATGDAGSILERHDVSAPPRGGFVSGPTGSLLSYAEDHGLDSLGLVVESNAQFPDPEAARVLLLDAIGPIADVEVDTQKLVDQAEEIADARQQLAQQMSQGTDDSSQAKPLGMFQ; encoded by the coding sequence ATGGCACACGTGGAAGTCCACGACGACCGCACGCTGGAGTCGCCAGTCCTCGTGGAGGGCCTGCCGGGCGTCGGCCTCGTCGGCAAGATCGCGACGGACCACCTCGTCGAGACCTTCGACATGAGTTACTACGCCGCCTGTCGCTGCGAGGGGTTGCCCGACGTGGCCGTCTATCACGAGGGCGAGCGCGCGGTGGTCCCGCCCGTCCGGATCTACGCCGACCACGACCGGAACCTCCTGGCCCTCCAGAGCGACGTCCCGGTCTCCCCCAACGAGGCCAGCGAGTTCGCGGCCTGTCTCTCCGGCTGGCTCGCCGAGCACGACGTCCTCCCCCTGTACCTCAGCGGCATGCCCACCGAGAAAGACGGGCGGCCGGAACTCCACGGGGTCGCCACCGGCGACGCGGGATCGATACTCGAACGCCACGACGTCTCGGCCCCGCCACGGGGCGGGTTCGTCAGCGGCCCGACCGGCAGCCTGCTGTCCTACGCCGAAGACCACGGCCTCGACAGTCTCGGTCTCGTGGTCGAGTCCAACGCCCAGTTCCCGGATCCAGAGGCCGCCCGCGTGTTGCTCCTCGACGCCATCGGCCCGATCGCCGACGTCGAGGTCGACACGCAGAAACTGGTCGACCAGGCCGAAGAGATCGCAGACGCCCGCCAGCAACTCGCCCAGCAGATGAGCCAGGGCACCGACGATAGCTCCCAGGCCAAGCCCCTGGGGATGTTCCAATGA
- a CDS encoding DUF7333 family protein → MEFDLPKTVALFAVLIAVGVGALIAAPMMRPGTVLMMVLPSMLVFGAICLAIGVKHGEYRAGRY, encoded by the coding sequence ATGGAGTTCGACCTGCCGAAGACGGTGGCACTGTTCGCGGTCCTGATCGCCGTCGGCGTCGGGGCGCTGATCGCCGCACCGATGATGCGCCCAGGCACCGTACTGATGATGGTGCTGCCGTCGATGCTCGTCTTCGGCGCGATCTGTCTCGCAATCGGCGTCAAACACGGGGAGTACCGCGCCGGGCGGTATTAG
- a CDS encoding pyridoxal phosphate-dependent aminotransferase: protein MTDFSHRIEQVSISGIREVFEAAGEDAINLGLGQPDFPTPDHVREAAVDAIEAGQADAYTSNKGTRELRDAISAKYDRDYDLHVDPEHVIATAGGSEALHIALEAHVDPGEEVIYPDPGFVSYEALTHIAGGEPKPVPLREDLTMDPAAVEEAITDETAVFVVNSPANPTGAVQSPDDMRAFARIADEHDVLCLSDEVYEHIVFDGEHRSPLEFAETDNVAVVGACSKTYSMTGWRLGWITSSDRRIERMLRAHQYGQACATAASQHAAEAALSGPQDPVEEMVAAFEERRDVLLDGLADIGLDCPTPRGAFYAMPEVPEGFVDEAIDRGVVIVPGEAFGEHGAGHARISYAVDVETLKEALEIMDAAAQAV from the coding sequence ATGACGGACTTCTCACACCGGATCGAGCAGGTGTCGATCTCGGGCATCCGCGAGGTGTTCGAGGCCGCGGGCGAGGACGCGATCAACCTCGGGCTGGGCCAGCCGGACTTCCCGACCCCCGACCACGTCCGCGAGGCGGCCGTGGACGCCATCGAGGCCGGCCAGGCCGACGCCTATACCTCCAACAAGGGGACTCGCGAACTCAGGGACGCCATCTCGGCGAAGTACGACCGCGACTACGACCTCCACGTCGACCCCGAACACGTCATCGCGACCGCTGGGGGGAGCGAAGCGCTCCACATCGCCCTGGAGGCCCACGTCGACCCCGGCGAGGAAGTGATCTACCCCGATCCGGGCTTCGTCTCCTACGAGGCGCTGACCCACATCGCGGGCGGCGAGCCGAAACCGGTCCCCCTGCGCGAGGACCTGACGATGGACCCAGCGGCGGTCGAAGAGGCGATCACCGACGAGACGGCCGTCTTCGTCGTCAACTCCCCCGCCAATCCGACCGGGGCGGTCCAGTCGCCCGACGATATGCGCGCGTTCGCGCGGATCGCCGACGAACACGACGTGCTCTGTCTCTCCGACGAGGTGTACGAGCACATCGTCTTCGACGGCGAGCACCGCTCGCCCCTGGAGTTCGCCGAGACGGACAACGTCGCCGTCGTCGGCGCGTGCTCGAAGACCTACTCGATGACCGGCTGGCGACTGGGCTGGATCACGTCGAGCGACCGCCGTATCGAGCGCATGCTGCGGGCCCACCAGTACGGCCAGGCCTGCGCCACCGCGGCGTCCCAGCACGCCGCCGAGGCCGCCCTCTCGGGGCCGCAGGACCCGGTCGAGGAGATGGTCGCGGCCTTCGAGGAGCGCCGGGACGTGTTGCTCGACGGGCTGGCCGACATCGGCCTCGATTGCCCGACGCCGCGCGGGGCGTTCTACGCGATGCCCGAGGTTCCGGAGGGGTTCGTCGACGAAGCCATCGACCGCGGGGTCGTGATCGTCCCCGGCGAGGCCTTCGGCGAGCACGGGGCCGGGCACGCCCGGATCTCCTACGCCGTCGACGTCGAGACGCTGAAGGAGGCGCTAGAGATCATGGACGCGGCGGCGCAGGCGGTCTGA
- a CDS encoding aldo/keto reductase: MTQERLDPQSVPHASGMPMLGLGTWQNDDADQCAESVRTALEAGYRHIDTAQAYGNEEAVGRGIAEADVDREEVFLATKVWISKLAHDDVLESTERSLEKLGVDTIDLLYVHWPAGEYDPESTIGAFDQLYDEGKIERFGVSNFEPDHVEEAREHAEMPIFANQVEMHPLLPQENLREYAADADLELVAYSPLARGAVMENETIADIADAHGVSAAQVSLAWLREKGVTAIPKATGEAHLRDNLESVTLELDAEEIERIDAIDVTDRRVHPDFAPDAW, from the coding sequence ATGACTCAGGAGCGACTGGACCCCCAGAGCGTCCCCCACGCCAGCGGCATGCCGATGCTCGGTCTCGGCACCTGGCAGAACGACGACGCCGATCAGTGCGCCGAGAGCGTCCGGACGGCACTGGAGGCGGGCTACCGGCACATCGACACCGCCCAGGCCTACGGCAACGAGGAAGCCGTCGGTCGCGGCATCGCCGAGGCCGACGTCGACCGCGAGGAGGTCTTCCTCGCCACCAAGGTCTGGATCTCGAAGCTCGCTCACGACGACGTGCTCGAGAGCACCGAGCGCAGCCTCGAGAAGCTGGGCGTGGACACGATCGACCTGCTGTACGTTCACTGGCCGGCCGGGGAGTACGACCCCGAGTCGACCATCGGCGCGTTCGACCAGCTCTACGACGAGGGCAAGATCGAGCGCTTCGGCGTCTCGAACTTCGAGCCCGACCACGTCGAGGAAGCCCGCGAGCACGCCGAGATGCCGATCTTCGCGAACCAGGTCGAGATGCACCCGCTGCTCCCCCAGGAGAATCTCCGCGAGTACGCGGCGGACGCGGACCTCGAACTGGTCGCGTACTCGCCGCTGGCTCGCGGGGCCGTCATGGAGAACGAGACGATCGCAGACATCGCCGACGCCCACGGCGTCAGCGCCGCGCAGGTCAGCCTGGCGTGGCTCCGCGAGAAGGGCGTGACCGCCATCCCGAAGGCGACCGGCGAGGCCCACCTCCGGGACAACCTGGAGAGCGTCACGCTCGAACTCGACGCCGAGGAGATCGAGCGGATCGACGCCATCGACGTGACCGACCGCCGCGTCCACCCGGACTTCGCCCCCGACGCCTGGTGA
- a CDS encoding UbiA family prenyltransferase: MAIARHGSGPAAAVGALTSQIHPVFMLPPLASSLFGALLTGVESLPFAGLHVTAVFAGLYTAHVKDGYVDFYHRGEDDDHPLTAGGCCLAMAGSTVLFGTCLVAIWLLVGPWAALLTAPGWAIGYFHAPQLDTNPVTATVGYPSGIALALLGGYYVQAGTLSPVVVAFAGTFLVVLSGIKVIDDAQDYAYDRSIGKRTVAVVLGRERARRTAFALMTLGLIAVPAFAAAAVFPPSAVAAPVVFGLVALVAWRADDTLATMLLIRGSYLFLATLIAATWFRPLVA, encoded by the coding sequence ATGGCAATCGCCCGCCACGGCAGCGGCCCCGCTGCCGCCGTCGGCGCGCTCACCTCGCAGATCCACCCGGTGTTCATGCTGCCGCCGCTCGCGTCGTCGCTGTTCGGCGCGCTCCTCACGGGAGTCGAGTCGCTCCCGTTCGCGGGCCTCCACGTCACCGCCGTCTTCGCCGGCCTCTATACGGCCCACGTCAAGGACGGCTACGTCGACTTCTACCATCGGGGCGAGGACGACGACCACCCGCTCACGGCCGGGGGATGCTGCCTGGCGATGGCCGGGTCGACCGTGCTCTTCGGAACCTGCCTCGTGGCGATCTGGCTGCTGGTCGGGCCGTGGGCCGCCCTCCTGACCGCGCCCGGCTGGGCGATCGGCTACTTCCACGCGCCGCAACTCGACACCAATCCCGTGACCGCGACCGTCGGGTACCCGTCGGGCATCGCGCTCGCGCTGCTGGGCGGGTACTACGTCCAGGCCGGAACGCTCTCTCCGGTCGTCGTCGCCTTTGCTGGAACCTTCCTCGTCGTCCTCTCGGGGATCAAGGTGATCGACGACGCCCAGGACTACGCGTACGACCGGTCGATCGGGAAGCGAACGGTCGCGGTCGTCCTGGGTCGCGAACGGGCCCGACGGACCGCGTTCGCGCTCATGACCCTCGGGCTGATCGCGGTCCCCGCCTTCGCCGCGGCGGCCGTCTTCCCGCCGAGCGCCGTCGCCGCGCCCGTCGTCTTCGGCCTGGTCGCGCTGGTGGCCTGGCGCGCCGACGACACACTCGCCACGATGCTGTTGATACGTGGCTCGTACCTCTTTCTCGCCACCCTGATCGCCGCGACGTGGTTCCGGCCGCTCGTCGCGTAA
- a CDS encoding thiolase family protein, with translation MVAAVVIDDADIVLVDAARTPHGTLLGGLADVDAVELGRTVLNGLVEHTGVDPSLIDWVCLGNAIQAGVGQVPARQAVVESDLPPETPATTVNEASGSGLRAIALAADRIAAGRADFAVAGGMESMSNAPHLLRDYRGGRRHGDGELVDSMIYDGLWDVNEDAHMGDLTEGMVEREGIGRDEQDEYALRSHRRAAERIEDGVFDAETVPVTTEDGLVERDEGPRPDSTLESLGSLPPAFGEDGTITPANASKLADGAGCALLTTEETAHDHGFGVMADLVDYAVAYREPAEFNEVVADALERLLDRNDLTVEDVDHFEINEAFAAQSVYVRDALEIPQERLNPNGGAVAFGHPIGASGGMLVTSLAYAMEREDATRGVVGMSIGGGGGIMALLER, from the coding sequence GTGGTAGCCGCCGTCGTGATCGACGACGCCGACATCGTCCTCGTCGACGCCGCTCGCACGCCCCACGGCACACTGCTCGGGGGGCTCGCGGACGTGGACGCCGTGGAACTCGGACGCACAGTATTGAACGGGCTGGTCGAACACACGGGCGTCGATCCGTCCCTGATCGACTGGGTCTGTCTGGGCAACGCCATCCAGGCCGGGGTCGGCCAGGTGCCCGCCCGCCAGGCCGTCGTCGAGTCCGACCTCCCGCCCGAGACGCCCGCGACCACCGTCAACGAGGCGTCCGGCTCCGGCCTGCGGGCGATCGCGCTCGCGGCAGACCGGATCGCGGCCGGTCGGGCGGACTTCGCCGTCGCCGGCGGGATGGAGTCCATGTCGAACGCGCCCCACCTGCTCCGCGACTACCGGGGCGGTCGCCGCCACGGCGACGGTGAACTCGTCGACTCGATGATCTACGACGGATTGTGGGACGTCAACGAGGACGCCCACATGGGCGATCTGACCGAGGGGATGGTCGAGCGCGAGGGGATCGGCAGGGACGAACAGGACGAGTACGCGCTCCGGAGCCACCGCCGCGCCGCGGAACGGATCGAGGACGGCGTCTTCGACGCGGAGACGGTGCCGGTGACGACCGAGGACGGCCTGGTCGAACGCGACGAGGGGCCGCGTCCGGACTCGACGCTGGAGTCGCTCGGGTCGCTCCCGCCGGCCTTCGGCGAGGACGGCACGATCACGCCGGCGAACGCCTCCAAACTGGCCGACGGCGCCGGCTGCGCGCTGCTGACGACAGAGGAGACCGCCCACGACCACGGCTTCGGCGTGATGGCCGACCTGGTCGACTACGCCGTCGCCTACCGCGAACCGGCCGAGTTCAACGAGGTGGTCGCCGACGCGCTCGAACGGCTCCTCGACCGCAACGACCTGACCGTCGAGGACGTGGATCACTTCGAGATCAACGAGGCCTTCGCCGCACAGTCGGTTTACGTCCGGGACGCCTTGGAGATCCCCCAGGAGCGACTCAATCCGAACGGCGGGGCGGTCGCCTTCGGTCACCCCATCGGCGCCAGCGGCGGGATGCTCGTCACGTCGCTCGCCTACGCCATGGAGCGCGAGGACGCCACCCGGGGGGTCGTCGGCATGTCGATCGGTGGGGGCGGGGGGATCATGGCGCTGCTCGAACGCTGA
- a CDS encoding ferritin-like domain-containing protein encodes MTNDEVIDLLQRAYGDEIETVMNYLTNSIVLDGVSAEEVKASLQGDLQEELGHAEMLGQRLKQLDARPPGSATFEAHQHSLQPPEDSTDVLSVIEGVLDAENDAIETYRSLVHAAQDGDDPVTEDIAVTILADEEAHRTEFRGFQKEYRGD; translated from the coding sequence ATGACGAACGACGAAGTGATCGACCTGCTGCAGCGCGCGTACGGGGACGAGATCGAGACGGTCATGAACTACCTGACGAACTCGATCGTGCTGGACGGCGTGAGCGCCGAGGAGGTCAAGGCGAGCCTGCAGGGGGACCTCCAGGAGGAACTGGGCCACGCCGAGATGCTCGGCCAGCGGCTGAAACAGCTGGACGCGCGCCCGCCGGGGTCGGCGACGTTCGAGGCCCACCAGCACTCGCTGCAGCCGCCAGAGGACTCGACGGACGTGCTGAGCGTCATCGAGGGCGTCCTCGACGCCGAGAACGACGCGATCGAGACCTACCGCTCGCTGGTCCACGCGGCCCAGGACGGCGACGATCCGGTGACCGAGGACATCGCGGTCACCATCCTGGCCGACGAGGAGGCCCACCGGACGGAGTTCCGCGGGTTTCAGAAAGAGTACCGCGGCGACTGA
- a CDS encoding DUF7122 family protein: MNNSEHDGQTFVRLPTDPNDRVHEDQPTRDELLDWWRDRFGISREFLAEFSFWEKGRGKVWAFHADTESPVRVEGLGMSVLRTRGDHWKPTTNAVQRFGHRATENVIELTRERAEAFVAGEDQEISWDGDWGYLIAAHELAGDREPLGVGLYLHGELRSQIPKGRRRDL, encoded by the coding sequence ATGAATAACAGCGAGCACGACGGCCAGACGTTCGTCCGTCTCCCGACCGACCCGAACGACCGGGTCCACGAGGACCAGCCGACCCGCGACGAACTGCTGGACTGGTGGCGCGACCGGTTCGGTATCTCGCGGGAGTTCCTGGCGGAGTTTTCCTTCTGGGAGAAAGGCCGCGGGAAGGTCTGGGCGTTCCACGCCGACACCGAGTCCCCCGTCCGGGTCGAAGGACTCGGGATGAGCGTCCTGCGGACCCGCGGTGATCACTGGAAGCCGACGACCAACGCCGTCCAGCGGTTCGGCCACCGGGCGACGGAGAACGTGATCGAACTCACGCGCGAGCGGGCCGAAGCGTTCGTGGCCGGCGAAGATCAGGAGATTTCGTGGGACGGCGACTGGGGCTACCTGATCGCCGCCCACGAGCTCGCCGGCGACCGTGAACCGCTCGGCGTCGGGCTCTACCTCCACGGCGAACTGCGATCGCAGATCCCGAAGGGACGACGCCGCGATCTCTAA
- a CDS encoding RsmB/NOP family class I SAM-dependent RNA methyltransferase, with protein MEVLDRYEPLIEDFEAFRDACERPLPSVVRVNTIKTDPDRAREALAEAGIEVDPCEWHPGLFRLPENQPGANWPYYHGWLHGQEEVSAVPATVLDPAPGDRVWDACAAPGSKTTQLSALMDDRGLLVATDNNLGRISALRSNAERLGVTNVAVTREDARNHSLKPWESKDYDAALVDAPCSCEGTVRKNPDTLDEWTIEHVEGIAGTQKGILRRAVQATREGGHVVYSTCTFAPEENEAVLDHVLDAEPCHLVEYDLPLDHATGVTEWDGERFDESVRRAKRIYPHHNDTGGFFCAKLEVTG; from the coding sequence ATGGAGGTACTGGACCGGTACGAACCGCTGATCGAGGACTTCGAGGCGTTCCGCGACGCCTGCGAGCGCCCGCTCCCGTCCGTGGTCCGGGTGAACACGATCAAGACCGACCCCGACCGCGCACGGGAGGCCCTCGCCGAGGCGGGAATCGAGGTCGATCCCTGCGAGTGGCACCCCGGGCTGTTCAGGCTCCCCGAGAACCAGCCGGGGGCCAACTGGCCGTACTACCACGGCTGGCTCCACGGCCAGGAGGAGGTGTCCGCGGTGCCCGCGACTGTCCTCGACCCCGCTCCCGGTGACCGGGTGTGGGACGCCTGCGCCGCGCCCGGCAGCAAGACCACGCAACTCTCGGCGCTGATGGACGACCGGGGTCTGCTGGTGGCGACGGACAACAACCTCGGCCGCATCTCGGCGCTGCGCTCGAACGCCGAACGCCTGGGCGTCACGAACGTCGCCGTCACGCGCGAGGACGCCCGCAACCACTCGCTGAAACCCTGGGAGTCGAAGGACTACGACGCCGCGCTCGTGGACGCCCCCTGTTCCTGCGAGGGCACAGTTCGAAAGAACCCCGACACCCTCGACGAGTGGACCATCGAGCACGTCGAGGGCATCGCGGGTACCCAGAAGGGCATCCTCCGGCGAGCGGTCCAGGCCACCCGCGAGGGCGGGCACGTCGTCTACTCCACCTGCACGTTCGCGCCCGAGGAGAACGAGGCCGTCCTCGATCACGTCCTCGACGCCGAACCCTGCCACCTCGTGGAGTACGACCTCCCCCTCGACCACGCGACTGGCGTGACCGAGTGGGACGGGGAACGCTTCGACGAGTCGGTCCGGCGGGCAAAGCGAATCTACCCCCACCACAACGACACGGGCGGCTTCTTCTGCGCGAAACTGGAGGTGACCGGATGA